A region of Sphingobium amiense DNA encodes the following proteins:
- a CDS encoding SDR family oxidoreductase produces MSNHWFLTGASSGIGRHLAELILAAGDDLTATARRPESLDDLAAKYPSQLRVEALDVTVKDDIAAVVARAQARRPVDILVNNAGGGVIGATEEMSDAEVEGQIALNLMAPIHITRAFVPAMRLRGSGRIIQISSASGQGSLPTSSLYHAAKWGLEGFSECLRQELEPFNLFVTLIEPGGARTSFSHNLQFASEIAAYRDTPAGDIRKMFETAGNELYTLDPQKIAQAIVDVATSDHPPLRVTLGGDAFGVVQAALQSRLAFLQSQEALARSVAFDS; encoded by the coding sequence ATGTCCAATCACTGGTTTCTCACGGGCGCGTCCAGCGGCATTGGCCGCCATCTGGCCGAACTGATCCTGGCCGCGGGCGACGACCTTACCGCGACGGCTCGCAGGCCCGAAAGCCTCGACGACCTTGCGGCGAAATATCCGAGCCAGCTGCGCGTCGAAGCGCTCGACGTCACGGTCAAGGACGATATTGCTGCGGTCGTGGCCCGGGCGCAGGCGCGTCGACCCGTCGATATTCTGGTCAACAACGCCGGCGGCGGCGTGATCGGCGCCACCGAAGAGATGTCGGACGCCGAGGTCGAAGGCCAGATCGCGCTCAATCTCATGGCGCCCATCCACATCACCCGCGCCTTTGTCCCCGCGATGCGCCTGCGCGGGAGCGGCCGGATCATCCAGATCTCCAGCGCCAGCGGTCAGGGCTCGCTTCCGACGAGCAGTCTCTATCATGCGGCCAAATGGGGCCTGGAGGGCTTCAGCGAATGCCTCCGCCAGGAGCTTGAACCCTTCAACCTGTTCGTGACGCTGATCGAGCCGGGTGGCGCGCGCACCAGCTTCAGCCACAACCTGCAATTCGCCAGCGAGATCGCCGCCTATCGCGATACGCCCGCCGGCGATATCCGCAAGATGTTCGAGACCGCCGGAAACGAGCTCTACACGCTCGACCCGCAAAAGATCGCGCAAGCGATCGTCGATGTCGCAACCAGCGACCATCCGCCGCTGCGCGTGACTCTGGGGGGTGACGCTTTCGGCGTTGTCCAGGCGGCGCTGCAATCGCGGCTCGCCTTTCTGCAGTCCCAGGAAGCGCTCGCGCGCTCGGTCGCTTTCGACAGTTGA
- a CDS encoding TetR family transcriptional regulator encodes MKERTRRNAAQSRETLLAAATEEFASHGLAGARIDRIAQAAGISKPMLYTYFGDKEALFDAALTQEVMDAAQADRFDPNDLEGYAGRTYDLLVERPRLWRLLTWHHLERGQDVLMLPAGEVLLGEKLDGIAAAQAEGRIVADFTPMDVVRLVAALTQLWCMTGAARDATEHAARRATIMRAVGRLLRV; translated from the coding sequence ATGAAGGAACGAACCAGGCGGAATGCCGCACAGAGCCGCGAGACGCTCCTGGCTGCAGCGACCGAGGAGTTCGCGTCCCATGGGCTGGCGGGCGCGCGGATCGATCGCATTGCGCAGGCGGCGGGTATCAGCAAGCCGATGCTCTACACCTATTTCGGGGACAAGGAGGCGCTCTTCGATGCCGCGCTGACGCAGGAAGTGATGGACGCGGCGCAGGCCGATCGCTTCGATCCCAATGATCTTGAGGGTTATGCGGGGCGCACCTATGACTTGCTGGTCGAGCGCCCGCGCTTGTGGAGGCTGCTGACCTGGCATCATTTGGAGCGTGGCCAGGATGTTCTGATGCTCCCGGCCGGCGAGGTCCTTCTCGGGGAGAAGCTGGACGGGATCGCAGCGGCGCAGGCCGAGGGGCGGATCGTCGCCGACTTCACGCCCATGGACGTCGTCCGGCTTGTCGCCGCCCTCACCCAGCTCTGGTGCATGACCGGAGCCGCACGCGACGCTACCGAGCATGCGGCGCGCAGGGCGACGATCATGCGGGCGGTGGGGCGACTGCTGCGCGTGTGA
- a CDS encoding PepSY-associated TM helix domain-containing protein, translating into MGSKIACHTDLNEATLKNTPRGPIWVLKARGGSESWWNAYTGENVDEISLADARRYALMSYKGSGRLQAVDYQETAPEEAQVGGPLWRASFADKEHSRLYLDPFTGEVLSRRSDLWDFYDFFYKIHIMNLGASRSYNHPLIVVAASATLLIVVTGIVILFYRLAKDLKRLLTKRRASRPAT; encoded by the coding sequence TGCCACACCGACCTCAACGAGGCCACGCTCAAAAATACGCCGCGCGGTCCGATATGGGTCCTCAAGGCGCGGGGCGGAAGCGAAAGCTGGTGGAACGCCTACACTGGCGAAAATGTCGATGAGATCAGTCTGGCAGACGCTCGGCGCTATGCTCTGATGTCCTACAAAGGATCCGGCAGGCTGCAGGCGGTCGACTATCAGGAAACGGCGCCCGAGGAAGCGCAGGTCGGCGGGCCGCTGTGGCGCGCCAGCTTCGCCGACAAGGAGCATAGTCGCCTCTATCTGGATCCGTTCACCGGAGAGGTGCTCAGTCGCCGTTCGGACCTGTGGGACTTCTATGATTTCTTTTACAAAATCCATATCATGAACCTTGGCGCCTCGCGCAGTTACAACCATCCACTGATCGTTGTCGCTGCATCGGCGACGTTGCTCATCGTGGTCACCGGGATCGTCATTCTGTTTTATCGCCTTGCGAAGGATCTCAAACGACTGCTGACGAAACGTCGCGCATCAAGGCCTGCGACCTGA